A region of Flavobacterium indicum GPTSA100-9 = DSM 17447 DNA encodes the following proteins:
- a CDS encoding carboxymuconolactone decarboxylase family protein yields MAHLKLENNSVSPLSQELFDKTQKGLGFVPNMYKSMGNNPALLDAYTYSYNTFRANSGFSPVEQEVVFLSVAYENNCEYCMAAHSFVGDMMTKVPAEVTNAIRDGKQIPDAKLAALSKLTRSLTATRGNVSQSEVEEFLAAGYTEVHVLGIIAGIGAKTLSNYSNHITNPEIDTAFAGRVWKK; encoded by the coding sequence ATGGCACATTTAAAATTAGAGAACAACTCAGTTTCTCCACTATCGCAAGAACTTTTTGATAAAACCCAAAAAGGATTAGGATTTGTACCCAATATGTATAAAAGTATGGGTAACAATCCAGCTTTGTTAGACGCTTATACTTATTCTTATAACACATTTAGAGCAAATTCTGGATTTTCTCCTGTTGAGCAAGAAGTAGTTTTCCTATCTGTAGCTTATGAGAATAATTGCGAATATTGTATGGCTGCACATAGTTTTGTGGGCGATATGATGACTAAAGTTCCTGCCGAAGTAACAAATGCTATCCGTGATGGCAAACAAATTCCTGATGCAAAATTAGCGGCACTATCAAAATTAACACGTTCTCTTACTGCCACTCGTGGCAATGTTTCTCAATCTGAAGTCGAAGAATTTTTGGCAGCAGGTTATACAGAAGTTCACGTTTTAGGTATTATTGCAGGGATTGGTGCAAAAACATTGAGTAATTATTCCAATCATATCACTAATCCTGAAATCGATACTGCTTTCGCTGGAAGAGTATGGAAAAAATAG
- a CDS encoding helix-turn-helix domain-containing protein — protein sequence MISERKQYQLFGKIIFEKVTIKAPFKIPNPMPNEACFLYMLEGQIDYKTQLQNISIPVNEAVLLKCGNYFSQMKSSTLSKNNQIVIVHFHPEILKKIYDTDLPKIFQKPSKVPNLELDLTQINNDFLIQKYIESLLFYFDNPTLINEDLLVIKLKEIILLLCQTKNAPVIQQILSQLFSPTSFTFKQIVESYFYQHITIEELAQIANLSLSSFKREFKKSYNDSPANYFRNKKLEKAAELLLISNERITDIAFDCGFNDLANFSTLFHEKYNQTPSNFRLNQISK from the coding sequence ATGATTTCAGAAAGAAAACAATACCAGCTATTCGGAAAAATAATTTTTGAAAAAGTAACTATAAAGGCTCCTTTCAAAATTCCAAATCCTATGCCTAATGAGGCTTGTTTTTTATATATGCTTGAAGGACAAATAGATTACAAAACACAACTGCAAAATATCTCTATACCTGTAAATGAAGCAGTATTACTTAAATGTGGTAATTATTTTAGCCAAATGAAAAGCAGTACACTTTCAAAAAATAATCAGATAGTTATCGTTCATTTTCATCCCGAAATATTGAAAAAAATATACGATACAGATTTACCAAAGATTTTTCAAAAACCTTCAAAAGTACCTAATTTAGAACTTGATTTAACTCAAATCAATAATGATTTTTTAATCCAAAAATATATTGAAAGTTTGTTGTTTTATTTTGACAATCCAACACTGATTAATGAAGATTTACTGGTCATCAAGTTAAAAGAAATTATTCTCTTATTGTGTCAAACCAAAAATGCTCCGGTTATTCAACAAATTTTATCACAACTTTTTTCGCCAACAAGTTTTACATTCAAACAAATTGTGGAAAGTTATTTTTACCAACATATAACTATTGAAGAACTAGCACAAATAGCCAATTTAAGCCTTTCCTCCTTCAAAAGAGAATTCAAAAAAAGTTACAACGACAGTCCAGCGAATTATTTTAGAAATAAAAAACTAGAAAAAGCAGCTGAGCTTTTATTAATTTCTAATGAACGTATTACAGACATTGCTTTTGATTGTGGTTTCAATGACTTAGCTAATTTTTCTACACTATTTCATGAAAAATACAATCAAACACCATCAAATTTCCGTTTGAACCAAATCTCCAAATAG
- a CDS encoding YceI family protein produces MKKFLLTIVALVTVSLTAFAQKQTSSKTHIKFFSSTPAENIEANNYKSISTLDTKTGDIVFSVPMQSFEFEKALMQEHFNSKKFLDTKTNPKAKLTGKIANLDKINFEKDGSYTAVVEGELTINGVTNHIKEKATFTVKSGKISLSSKFNVTLADYKVAFTKGKPSTNIAKTVEVTVEANY; encoded by the coding sequence GAAAAAATTTCTTTTAACAATCGTAGCATTAGTAACAGTTTCATTAACGGCTTTTGCCCAAAAGCAAACTAGTTCAAAAACACACATTAAATTCTTTTCTTCAACACCGGCAGAAAACATTGAAGCAAACAACTACAAATCAATCAGTACTTTAGATACAAAAACTGGAGATATTGTGTTTTCGGTACCGATGCAAAGTTTTGAATTCGAAAAAGCTTTAATGCAAGAACACTTTAACAGTAAAAAGTTTTTGGATACTAAAACCAATCCAAAAGCAAAATTAACGGGAAAAATTGCTAATCTTGATAAAATTAATTTTGAGAAAGATGGTTCTTATACTGCTGTTGTTGAAGGAGAATTAACGATAAATGGTGTAACTAATCATATTAAGGAGAAAGCTACATTTACAGTTAAGTCAGGTAAAATTAGTTTATCTTCAAAATTTAATGTTACACTTGCAGATTATAAAGTAGCATTTACTAAAGGAAAGCCTTCCACTAATATTGCTAAAACAGTGGAAGTTACAGTAGAAGCAAATTATTAA